The segment CGCCTCAGCAGGAAAGTGTGCAACCGGATCTGATGCTATGACCAGCAAAGCGTCTGCCTCTCTGCCGGACAATAAATCGACAGCGGTAAACTCGCCTGGGCCGTATCTAGGATACCCCTTGGAAAAGTTGATGGCAAAAGGATACCCGCATAGCCAGGACATAACCTGATCCGCTCCGGTCACGTTGCCGTGACCTCGCATCGGCATAGCAGAAAATCTCGTATAATTATTCAACTCCCTGACCAGAGAAAAGACCTCGCGAACGTTTAAATCCCTACCTTTCGTCATGGTCAAACCCATTCCGAAAAAGATGACACCATAACGACATGACTTCATCGTATGAACAAATTGTTGTAATAGTTCTGTCGGAACCCCTCCAACCTCGGTTGCGCTTAAAACCTTCCCTTTTAAAAGGGCCTTTATCGCTAAAAGAACCTCGTAGTCATATCCTTGCCTTATTTGTATAAATATGTCTGCCGACTTGGCCGTCTCTGAACGACGGACATCAACGACTACGACTTTGCGGTCTTTCCTCCCTTCTGAGATGAAACGCCCCTTGGGCATGGCTGAATACCTGGCGAAGTGTCTGCTATGAGATACAAGGGGGTTGCAACCCCAAAATACGAGCAGATCTGCCCTATTTTTTATCTCCCCCAAGGTGCAGGTCGGCTCTCCAACGGACTGCATGGCCAGACCCGTGGGCCCATGACATACAGAAGAAGTAGAATCTATTGAAGCACCGATAGTTTCTGCGAGCTGCACCGAGATGCGTTGCGCTTCGACCGATGTGGAAGATAAACCGTATATTAACGGATACCTAGCAGAGGAGAGAATATTCGAGGCTTCTTTTATTGCCTCTGGAAAGGCAACCTCCTTACCGTTGACTCGGGGCGCACGGAATTGAGGATCGTAACCTTCGAACAAACCTCTTCCGTTGGCACATGCCTTCTCGACCTTGGTTATGTTGTTATTCTCAATAGTTAGGGTTATATCGTCACACAGGCAACCGCAAAAGGTACATATGACGTTCTTCTCGATTTTCATCGCGCCTTGTCGACCTCCACTTTTAAGCCCTTAAAGGATGGCATACCTGTCCCCTCAGTCTCGGGTCCTACCAGAAGGTTGACCATTGGGCCCATGGGCATGAAAACCACGTCTTCAGGCAATCCCATGTCTGCGCACGTCTTTACCCGCACACTTCCATAGGGAGTCGTCAATAAAATCTCCTCTCCCTCACTTAAACCAAGTTTTTCCAGAAGCAGGGGCGATAAAAAGGCCTTTTCGACTGCTTTTTTATAGCCGTCATTATTTTTACCGCCATGCATGCCCTTGGCCTGCTCCAGCGTCCGTCCGGATATCAAAGTACAAACTTGCACGTCAATCTTTCCGCCTTTCATGACAATCGTCGCTTCTTAACTCTCGATATACCTCATTTGCTCTTTCATATAGATGGAAAAGACAGCCTCCTTCGCTTATACCTTTACCAAATACGCTACATACAGGAGAACCCTTGGGAATGCTCTCGCCTGGAAATGGAATGTCGGCATGCATCCCAAGCCAACTGGATGTATCGGGGGTCACTGAATCTGCTTTGGCATAAACTATGCCTTTAGAGACGAATTCTGACGTATTGACCAAGGATACCTCTTCCAGCTTGCCCTCGCAAGCCAATGTGTGGAGGGCGAGTAAGGACATGTTGATATAGGGTTCAATCAGCTCCATAGAAGCCGTGTATCGAGGATTGATCTCCACTAAACAGGGCCTTTCGTCTCCGCCTAATATAAAATCTATACCGAACAGGCCTTTCAGGCCAAAATGACCCACCACTTTCTCTCCCCATTGTGATATCACATCTGCCAGACCAGCAAAATCAGGCGAAAGGGGAAACACGTTGCCGCACCACTTAAAGCCCGAACCCCCAAGCAATTCATCACCTATGAGCTGTCGTGTCATGCCTAGAAGCTGACAGCCCTTTCCGTTAGACAAGAAAGACGCTGAGGCTGGAAGACCTGACACGAACTTTTGAATGTAAAATCCTTCTCCTAGCTCCTCCCCCTCATAAAAACGGATACCAAAACCGCTTCCACCATACACCGGTTTCACCAACCAACCTTCATTAAGATCCATATTGCTCGTTTCATCGGGCAGCAAGGTCGTTGGGAAATTAATCCTCATTGTGCGACAGGCGTCGCGCAATGTTACAGGATCTCTGATGTCGCGCAAAACATCGGAATCGTTGCCCAACAATAACTTGTCTTTCGAAATAAAACGTATAAGAGAGGGCTTGATATCTGCTCCCCCGGTATAAATAACGGCATCATATTCGATCAAGGAACAAACTTTAACGATCGATTCCTCGCTAAAAGGAAGACCAAAATCCCTTCCTACTGCCAAACTGGGAATTATGAGACTTTGATCAAGATCTCCGAAATAGTCGACAGCAACGATATTTAGGCCCGCCTTTAATGCGGACTGCGCTATAGCCCTTGTGCTCACTCCTACGAGTAAGACCCTCAATTAGGAAAGCTCCTTGGCCATCTCTAATATCGATTTTGCGTCATAGACGATGTCGTTTTTCTCGAAAAGTTTTGCAACGCATGCCCTGTGCACTCTCATCTTGAGTCCGCCGATTCCCATGGAACCAAACAATACCTTCCCCTCTACCACCTCTCCGTTGAAAGAAGATTTCATCCCCTCCACGCCAAGGGGCGGCACAGCATTGACATCCCCAAGGACTCGCAAAGTAGGATGGCCCTTCCACAACTCCTCCCCGATTAAAGTAACTCCGGGCGCTCCGGTGCAAAGAGCGGCTACAGCACCATCAAGGGCTTCTTTCGTGCTTTCATCGTCGAAGGCGGCACATGCATTTGCTTCCAAACCAAACATAGCCTTTATCTCTTCCGCAGACCTTTTTGCCTTTTCCAGCTTTCTGGATGTAACAAAGACCTTTGCTCCTTCCATGGCAAACATCGCTGCAGCCCGTTGTCCTACGGGACCGGTACCCGCCAAAACAACTACCTTTTGTCCCTTTACGTCGCATTCTTTGGTCATCTTTGCAACTGCAGCAGCAGCTGTGGTATTGCAACCACTGGGATCGAACATGACTGAATTCCTCACATTGCCGAAAAATGTACTTTTTACTATTTCAAGTATTTCGGCAGCCTCAATTACCTTGGAACCGCCTATAAAAATGGCGCTGAATTTCAAATTGTCTCCTCCGCGGGTAAACATAACTCCATAAACTAAATCCCTGACGTTTTCTTTCGTTATATTTCCATATTGCAGGACGATATCAGCTCCGGCGTCATAAGCTGTTACGGCATCGAAAACGCTGGGCAAAGAATCGCAATCCAATTGAAGCAGGATTTTTTTCAAGACATTTACCCCCCTTTGCATATTAAGGGGGGCCGGAATTTCTCCGAACCCCCCATTCTACAAGACCCTAACTAAACAGCTCTATACCATTCGCAATATCCGCAGGGGCCTGCCCCTTCGCCTTTGACGTACGGGACGTTTCTCTTGATGAGCTTCGTCACGGCACATCCCTTGCAGGCTCTAACAGGAGCACCGGGCATACCGGGATTCTTGGCCACGATGTTAGTCATCAAAGTGGCGGTAGTACATTCGGGTGTCAAGTAGCACGGAAAATCTGCCAGCGCCATCAAAGCAGCAAACCTCTGAGTTATAGCGCAGGCAGGATAGGTGTACCTTTGAGGATTGCTCACTATTTCGTGTTTGTCAATTGGCGAAAGGTCTACCTCGATTCCCTTAATTTTACCACCTGCTCCAAGGGGACTGATATCCAGAATTTCTTCCCCTCTCAATATTACGTCCATGAAATCCACGTTGTGAAGTTCGTCGGCCTCCCCTCTCTTCGGGTTCATAGCACAATAGTTATAGAATCGCTTTGTAAGAAGATCAATCACCATAGGAACAGTGAAGCTGTCAAGCCATAGGATATAAGCCACGGCGCATGCCGGGGCCCCAGTAGCGACTGCTAAAACGTCCCACTCGCTTTTGAAAGCCCCTTCTTTCAAACCCTTCTTAAGGGTGTTTTCGAAGACCTGCATTACAGCATCGTATATCCCAAAGACCATGTCATTTTTAAACATATTGTACGCCGATTGTGAAATGTGATGTCCCACATCGCCGACGCAATAAGCCGGAACAGCCGTTATGTTGGCCGGATGCACGCCGGCCTTCAAGGCAGCCACAACGTAAGGACGCATTCTT is part of the Acetomicrobium thermoterrenum DSM 13490 genome and harbors:
- a CDS encoding formylmethanofuran dehydrogenase subunit B, producing the protein MKIEKNVICTFCGCLCDDITLTIENNNITKVEKACANGRGLFEGYDPQFRAPRVNGKEVAFPEAIKEASNILSSARYPLIYGLSSTSVEAQRISVQLAETIGASIDSTSSVCHGPTGLAMQSVGEPTCTLGEIKNRADLLVFWGCNPLVSHSRHFARYSAMPKGRFISEGRKDRKVVVVDVRRSETAKSADIFIQIRQGYDYEVLLAIKALLKGKVLSATEVGGVPTELLQQFVHTMKSCRYGVIFFGMGLTMTKGRDLNVREVFSLVRELNNYTRFSAMPMRGHGNVTGADQVMSWLCGYPFAINFSKGYPRYGPGEFTAVDLLSGREADALLVIASDPVAHFPAEAVRHIENIPSIVIDPVESLTAKIATVYFPTAMYGVDCEGTAYRMDSVPLRLKAPLERQRKSDEEVLEAIFEGVKEC
- a CDS encoding molybdopterin dinucleotide binding domain-containing protein: MKGGKIDVQVCTLISGRTLEQAKGMHGGKNNDGYKKAVEKAFLSPLLLEKLGLSEGEEILLTTPYGSVRVKTCADMGLPEDVVFMPMGPMVNLLVGPETEGTGMPSFKGLKVEVDKAR
- a CDS encoding ATP-grasp domain-containing protein, with product MRVLLVGVSTRAIAQSALKAGLNIVAVDYFGDLDQSLIIPSLAVGRDFGLPFSEESIVKVCSLIEYDAVIYTGGADIKPSLIRFISKDKLLLGNDSDVLRDIRDPVTLRDACRTMRINFPTTLLPDETSNMDLNEGWLVKPVYGGSGFGIRFYEGEELGEGFYIQKFVSGLPASASFLSNGKGCQLLGMTRQLIGDELLGGSGFKWCGNVFPLSPDFAGLADVISQWGEKVVGHFGLKGLFGIDFILGGDERPCLVEINPRYTASMELIEPYINMSLLALHTLACEGKLEEVSLVNTSEFVSKGIVYAKADSVTPDTSSWLGMHADIPFPGESIPKGSPVCSVFGKGISEGGCLFHLYERANEVYRELRSDDCHERRKD
- a CDS encoding NADP-dependent methylenetetrahydromethanopterin/methylenetetrahydrofolate dehydrogenase produces the protein MKKILLQLDCDSLPSVFDAVTAYDAGADIVLQYGNITKENVRDLVYGVMFTRGGDNLKFSAIFIGGSKVIEAAEILEIVKSTFFGNVRNSVMFDPSGCNTTAAAAVAKMTKECDVKGQKVVVLAGTGPVGQRAAAMFAMEGAKVFVTSRKLEKAKRSAEEIKAMFGLEANACAAFDDESTKEALDGAVAALCTGAPGVTLIGEELWKGHPTLRVLGDVNAVPPLGVEGMKSSFNGEVVEGKVLFGSMGIGGLKMRVHRACVAKLFEKNDIVYDAKSILEMAKELS
- a CDS encoding DUF2193 domain-containing protein, with protein sequence MVTLIEKMVNEAIDATKSVFLVIKEKRGGQFRLDDCKPYVDAVNKMSVGEGQCKEVIDLHVQSVNAHYEILKGLTDYIRPEDDPFVEHYQTPPILEILYEEDPDFKKSMDKFIEAIGENRALIGREAARRYGGMYGPTCVVDFAMSVGSVPNLVNKILLGLDIPDKDKKTILACKSWGMNTSYGFGAAFRAAIEAGKSAAEAEDAEVKQFQFIYKEPVEAQARLMETHNLGGHGPHSSFDVRKYMAQYKERMRPYVVAALKAGVHPANITAVPAYCVGDVGHHISQSAYNMFKNDMVFGIYDAVMQVFENTLKKGLKEGAFKSEWDVLAVATGAPACAVAYILWLDSFTVPMVIDLLTKRFYNYCAMNPKRGEADELHNVDFMDVILRGEEILDISPLGAGGKIKGIEVDLSPIDKHEIVSNPQRYTYPACAITQRFAALMALADFPCYLTPECTTATLMTNIVAKNPGMPGAPVRACKGCAVTKLIKRNVPYVKGEGAGPCGYCEWYRAV